A single region of the Psychrobacter alimentarius genome encodes:
- the guaB gene encoding IMP dehydrogenase, protein MLRIVDEALTFDDVLLLPAYSEVLPKTADLSTRLTKNITLNLPLISAAMDTVTESEMAITMAQLGGMGILHKSMDIVQQATQVRRVKKFEAGTVVDPITVHPEMTIGELLRLTQDNNISGVPVVEKGTDNVVGIVTHRDWRFETNLSMPVSQIMTPKDQLVTVHEGESNENIKRLLHEHRIEKVIVIDDKFRLRGLITVNDFAKAENNPNACKDEKGRLRVGAAVGTGADTQARVEALIGADVDIIVVDTAHGHSKGVIDKVSWIKKNYPNVQVIGGNIATGDAAKALRDAGADAVKVGIGPGSICTTRIIAGIGVPQISAIDNVASALQDSIPLIADGGIRYSGDMAKAIAAGASCIMVGSLMAGTEEAPGEVELFQGRYYKAYRGMGSLGAMSGSNGSSDRYFQDAKDGVEKLVPEGIEGRVPYKGPVAGIVNQLVGGLRSSMGYTGSATIEDMRKNPQFIKVTSAGMKESHVHDVQITKEAPNYRVN, encoded by the coding sequence ATGTTGCGAATTGTCGATGAAGCCTTAACCTTTGATGACGTTTTATTATTGCCAGCCTATTCTGAAGTCTTGCCAAAAACTGCCGATCTGTCTACTCGTTTGACCAAAAACATCACCTTGAATCTACCGCTAATCTCTGCGGCTATGGATACAGTGACTGAGTCTGAAATGGCCATCACGATGGCTCAATTAGGTGGTATGGGTATCTTGCACAAGAGCATGGATATCGTACAACAGGCTACTCAAGTACGCCGTGTCAAAAAATTTGAAGCAGGTACGGTCGTGGATCCAATCACCGTGCATCCAGAGATGACGATTGGTGAATTGTTACGTTTGACTCAAGATAATAATATCTCAGGCGTACCTGTGGTTGAAAAAGGTACAGACAATGTCGTGGGTATCGTAACTCATAGAGACTGGCGCTTTGAAACCAACTTATCAATGCCGGTCAGTCAGATCATGACGCCAAAAGACCAATTGGTGACTGTGCATGAAGGCGAAAGCAACGAGAACATCAAAAGATTGCTGCATGAGCATCGCATCGAAAAGGTTATCGTTATTGATGACAAGTTCCGTTTGCGTGGTTTGATTACCGTTAATGACTTTGCGAAAGCTGAAAACAATCCAAATGCTTGTAAAGATGAGAAAGGTCGTCTTCGAGTGGGTGCAGCGGTTGGAACAGGTGCAGACACGCAAGCACGCGTTGAAGCGCTGATTGGTGCTGATGTAGATATTATTGTTGTAGACACCGCACACGGCCATTCAAAGGGCGTGATCGACAAAGTTTCTTGGATCAAGAAAAACTATCCAAACGTTCAAGTCATTGGTGGTAACATTGCAACAGGTGATGCAGCTAAGGCATTGCGTGATGCAGGCGCTGACGCTGTAAAAGTTGGTATCGGCCCAGGATCTATCTGTACCACTCGTATTATCGCTGGTATTGGTGTGCCGCAAATCTCAGCCATTGATAATGTCGCCAGTGCTTTGCAAGATAGCATTCCATTGATCGCTGATGGCGGTATTCGTTATTCTGGCGATATGGCAAAAGCCATTGCTGCTGGTGCGTCGTGCATCATGGTAGGTTCATTGATGGCAGGTACGGAAGAAGCCCCAGGTGAAGTAGAATTGTTCCAAGGTCGCTATTACAAAGCCTACCGCGGTATGGGTAGTCTTGGCGCGATGTCAGGATCAAATGGTTCATCAGACCGTTATTTTCAAGATGCCAAAGATGGCGTAGAGAAGCTTGTACCAGAAGGTATTGAAGGCCGTGTTCCTTATAAGGGACCAGTAGCTGGTATTGTTAACCAGTTGGTGGGTGGTTTGCGTTCTTCTATGGGCTACACTGGCTCTGCGACTATTGAAGACATGCGCAAAAATCCGCAGTTTATCAAGGTGACGTCAGCTGGTATGAAAGAGTCACATGTTCATGATGTTCAAATCACTAAAGAAGCACCAAACTACCGTGTGAATTAG